GTACCAGACCTGCGACAGTCTTTGCTCCTAAAGTCCATTTCATGTGCGCACCCCGTAGTCCTTTTTTCCTATTTTACCAATCAAGTACCAAATTTCATGTGATATACATCACTGAAAACGTTCTATTCCTCCCATACTTGCCGTTCATGCATGACTTCTCTACCATAAAGCGCATAATGTATAAGACAAGCTTGGCCACCCCTCCCTTTCTTGAAAATTGAATAATATTCCATTTAATATCCCTAATTTTATTTATTATCGGCACAAGAGACCAAATGATTTAGATTGGCATCCATTTTGCTTAAATGATATACTGAGTGCGCTTCAGCAACGCTGAAGCCGAACTATTTTTATTGATGCCACTGGAGGCGAACGAGATGTCTACTATGTCCACACGGACGGAGAAAGATTTTATCGGTGAAAAAGAAATCCCGGCTTATGCTTATTACGGAATTCAGACGGTACGGGCCGTGGAAAACTTCCCGATTACCGGCGTTCCGGTACACCGGGAGCTGATCACGGCTCTGGCTGCGGTGAAGAAGGCAGCAGCGATTACCAACATGGAGTTGAAGATGCTGCCGAGCAAGATTGGCGATGTGATCGTCATGGCAGCTGAAGAAATGATGAAAGGCCATCATCTGGATCATTTTATTGTAGACTCCATTCAGGGCGGTGCAGGCACCTCCATGAATATGAATATGAACGAAATTTTGGCCAACCGCGGGCTGGAACTGTTAACCAAAAGCAAGGGAGACTACTTCCATTGCAATCCCAATAATCATGTGAACATGTCCCAATCTACTAATGACGTGGTTCCTACAGCACTGCGCATTGCGGCGTATCAACTGTCGGAGACGTTACTCGCTACCATGAAAAGACTACAGGATGCGTTTCGTAAAAAAGAAGTGGAATTCAACGATGTGGTCAAGGTTGGCCGTACCCATCTTCAGGATGCCGTACCTATTCGCCTTGGACAAGAATTCGGAGCTTATGCCCGTGTCATCGGACGGGATATTGAGCGTCTTGAATTCGCCAATCGCCGCTTGCTTACCATTAACATGGGTGCAACTGCGGTAGGTACAGGACTCAATGCCAAACCCGAATATATCGTCAAGGTTACAGAGCACCTGTCTGATGTTACCGGACTTCCACTACAAACAGCTGAGGATCTCGTGGATGCAACGCAGAACACAGATGCCTATCTGGAACTTTCAGCGGCGCTGAAGGTATGTGCGGTTAGCCTTTCC
The nucleotide sequence above comes from Paenibacillus sp. W2I17. Encoded proteins:
- a CDS encoding aspartate ammonia-lyase — encoded protein: MSTMSTRTEKDFIGEKEIPAYAYYGIQTVRAVENFPITGVPVHRELITALAAVKKAAAITNMELKMLPSKIGDVIVMAAEEMMKGHHLDHFIVDSIQGGAGTSMNMNMNEILANRGLELLTKSKGDYFHCNPNNHVNMSQSTNDVVPTALRIAAYQLSETLLATMKRLQDAFRKKEVEFNDVVKVGRTHLQDAVPIRLGQEFGAYARVIGRDIERLEFANRRLLTINMGATAVGTGLNAKPEYIVKVTEHLSDVTGLPLQTAEDLVDATQNTDAYLELSAALKVCAVSLSKICNDIRLMASGPRAGFNELRLPPRQPGSSIMPGKVNPVMAEVINQVSFQVMGNDHTICMACEAGQFELNVMGPVIAFNLLQSLKIMNNGIDVFTRYAVEEMEANRERCELIMNQSFSMVTALNPHLGYNVAASIVKEALKTGLSLQEIILERGLLTPEELEEILHPEQMTTPGIAGEHFLRNMERL